The proteins below come from a single Aegilops tauschii subsp. strangulata cultivar AL8/78 chromosome 6, Aet v6.0, whole genome shotgun sequence genomic window:
- the LOC109746315 gene encoding serine carboxypeptidase-like 34 translates to MAAPSAVGCFLGLAFLLCGAARGAPQLDAEAARQQAADRVGRLPGQPAVKFAQYAGYVTVNEAHGRALFYWFFEATAGAAKKPLVLWLNGGPGCSSIGYGEAEELGPFLVQKGKPELKWNPHSWNKEANLMFLESPVGVGFSYTNTSSDLGKLGDKITAADAYVFLLNWFKRFPQYKHHEFYIAGESYAGHYVPQLSEKIFDGNKHGPKENRINFKGLMIGNALMDDETDQAGMVQYAWDHAVISDRVYADVKAHCDFAMANTTAACDQALEEYFAVYRLIDMYSLYTPVCTDGSSSSPLAKRVGVHGAAPKIFSKYHGWYMRPAGYDPCTTQYSEVYFNRPDVQAALHANVTKIGYNWTHCSDVIGKWNDAVPSTLPIIRKLVAGGIRVWVFSGDTDGRIPVTATRLTLNKLGLKTVQEWTPWYDRLQVGGWTITYEGLTFVTIRGAGHEVPMHTPRQALSLFSHFLGDTKMPPTAFS, encoded by the exons ATGGCCGCGCCTTCCGCCGTCGGCTGCTTCCTCGGCCTCGCCTTCCTGCTCTGCGGCGCCGCCCGTGGCGCGCCGCAGCTCGACGCGGAGGCCGCGCGGCAGCAGGCGGCGGACCGCGTGGGGCGGCTGCCGGGGCAGCCGGCCGTGAAGTTCGCGCAGTACGCCGGGTACGTGACCGTGAACGAGGCGCACGGCCGCGCGCTCTTCTACTGGTTCTTCGAGGCCAccgccggcgccgccaagaagccGCTCGTGCTCTGGCTCAACGGCG GGCCGGGCTGCTCGTCCATCGGGTATGGAGAGGCAGAGGAGCTCGGGCCCTTCTTGGTCCAGAAGGGCAAGCCGGAGCTGAAATGGAACCCTCACTCGTGGAACAAAG AGGCTAACCTAATGTTCTTGGAGTCCCCGGTGGGCGTCGGCTTCTCCTACACCAACACCAGCTCCGACCTGGGCAAGCTTGGTGACAAGATCACCG CCGCCGACGCCTACGTCTTCCTGCTCAACTGGTTCAAGCGGTTCCCGCAGTACAAACACCACGAGTTCTACATCGCCGGGGAGAGCTACGCTG GGCATTACGTTCCACAGCTGTCGGAGAAGATCTTCGATGGCAACAAGCACGGGCCCAAGGAGAACCGCATCAACTTCAAAGGCCTCATG ATAGGGAATGCTCTGATGGACGACGAGACGGACCAGGCGGGCATGGTCCAGTACGCGTGGGACCACGCCGTGATCTCCGACCGGGTGTACGCCGACGTCAAGGCCCACTGCGACTTCGCCATGGCCAACACCACCGCCGCGTGCGACCAGGCGCTGGAAGAGTACTTCGCCGTCTACCGCCTCATCGACATGTACAGCCTCTACACGCCCGTCTGCACCGacggctcctcctcctcgccgctcGCCAAGAGGGTCGGCGTCCACGGCGCCGCCCCCAAGATCTTCTCCAAATAT CATGGGTGGTACATGAGGCCTGCCGGCTACGATCCCTGCACGACCCAATACTCCGAGGTCTACTTCAACCGGCCGGATGTCCAGGCGGCGCTGCACGCGAACGTGACCAAGATCGGCTACAACTGGACGCATTGCAGCGACGTGATCGGCAAGTGGAACGACGCCGTCCCCTCCACCCTCCCCATCATCCGcaagctcgtcgccggcggcaTCAGGGTCTGGGTTTTCAG CGGCGACACTGATGGGAGGATCCCCgtgacggcgacgaggctgactCTGAACAAGCTCGGGCTCAAGACCGTCCAGGAGTGGACGCCGTGGTACGACCGCCTGCAGGTGGGTGGGTGGACGATCACCTACGAGGGCCTCACGTTCGTGACGATCCGCGGAGCCGGGCACGAGGTCCCTATGCACACGCCGAGGCAGGCGCTCAGTCTCTTCAGCCACTTTTTGGGTGATACGAAGATGCCTCCGACTGCCTTCTCCTAG